One genomic segment of Bacteroides caccae includes these proteins:
- a CDS encoding tetratricopeptide repeat-containing sensor histidine kinase — protein sequence MNGRTTMKLFGLFGLLILLYCGCADRHRHKPFCEQELVDSLEVRVQDSLFSNVLYSRSQVRDALVQVQDSQVYYRLLALYGKTFFVSSDFDSILYYNRQVKQFSRNVSECPRWNDVLADVYNVEGNVWMQLNRPDSAILDYQKAYAYRLKGKRLHLLPDICINMADACLHRSDLAHTASYYRRALFLCDSLRLSEHTKFPVYYGLGQTYMDLRDFDLSNHYYELAGKFFDEMNVGERWTYLNNRGNHYYYRKNYQEALNYMRRANALVSAHPQMVFEQNFIKVNLGELYLLTNNLDSAQICLDESYRFFSEIQHNSAVYYIETQMIELALQKGNMALAHKMIERTAPVGHLDANMLTIRNQYLQHYFERAGDYRRAYEYLKRDCRLDDSIRSERVQTRVAELDMRYRQDTIVLRKEMQIQRQAGEVKALKLSVYIWVLVCVLLVAGTGGIIWYMRKKREFLRERFFRQINRVRMENLRSRISPHFTFNVLGREINQFTGSEDVKNNLLELVKYLRRSLELTEKLSVSLQDELDFVRSYINLERGRVGEDFTATVTVEEGLDASRVMIPSMIIQIPVENAIKHGLVGKDGEKELTIHVSHEKNGICITICDNGRGYLPHVTSATRGTGTGLKVLYQTIQLLNTKNKSDKIRFEITNRNSGQTGTLVSVYIPFRFSYDL from the coding sequence TCGATTCTCTCGAAGTCCGCGTTCAGGATTCTCTTTTCTCCAATGTACTTTATTCCCGTTCGCAGGTACGTGACGCGCTGGTGCAAGTGCAAGACTCACAAGTGTATTATCGTCTGCTCGCCCTTTATGGTAAAACCTTCTTTGTTTCTTCTGATTTTGACTCCATACTTTATTACAATCGACAGGTTAAGCAATTCTCCCGCAATGTTTCCGAGTGTCCTCGCTGGAACGATGTCCTGGCCGATGTTTATAATGTTGAAGGAAACGTTTGGATGCAGTTGAACCGTCCCGATTCTGCCATACTTGATTATCAAAAGGCGTATGCATATCGTCTGAAAGGAAAGCGCCTGCACCTTCTTCCCGACATTTGTATCAATATGGCTGACGCCTGCCTGCATCGCAGTGACTTGGCGCACACTGCCTCTTATTACCGCCGCGCCTTGTTTCTCTGCGATTCTCTGAGATTGTCCGAACATACGAAATTCCCTGTCTATTACGGTTTGGGACAAACTTATATGGACTTGCGCGACTTCGATTTGTCCAACCATTATTATGAGCTGGCAGGAAAATTCTTTGACGAAATGAATGTGGGAGAACGTTGGACCTATCTCAACAATCGCGGAAATCATTATTATTACAGGAAGAATTATCAGGAAGCATTGAACTATATGCGCAGAGCCAATGCCTTAGTCTCCGCCCACCCCCAAATGGTGTTTGAACAGAACTTTATCAAAGTAAACCTGGGAGAATTATACTTGTTGACCAATAACTTGGATTCAGCACAGATATGCTTGGACGAGAGTTATCGTTTCTTTTCGGAAATTCAGCATAACTCGGCTGTATACTATATCGAAACTCAAATGATTGAACTGGCGTTACAGAAAGGAAATATGGCGCTAGCTCATAAAATGATAGAACGTACCGCTCCTGTGGGACATCTTGATGCCAATATGCTGACAATACGCAACCAATATCTCCAGCATTACTTCGAGCGTGCCGGCGACTACCGCCGTGCTTATGAATATTTGAAGCGTGACTGTCGTCTGGATGATTCTATCCGTAGCGAACGGGTACAGACACGTGTCGCAGAACTGGATATGCGCTATCGTCAGGACACTATTGTATTGCGGAAAGAAATGCAGATTCAACGGCAGGCAGGTGAAGTGAAAGCTTTGAAGTTGAGCGTTTATATATGGGTACTTGTTTGTGTGCTGCTAGTTGCAGGAACAGGCGGTATCATCTGGTATATGCGGAAGAAAAGAGAATTTCTTCGTGAACGCTTTTTCCGGCAAATCAACCGTGTCCGCATGGAGAACCTGCGGAGCCGGATTTCCCCCCATTTCACTTTCAATGTATTGGGACGTGAGATTAATCAGTTCACGGGGTCGGAAGATGTGAAGAATAACCTGTTGGAGCTGGTTAAATATCTCCGACGCAGTCTTGAACTGACGGAAAAACTAAGTGTTTCCTTACAAGACGAGCTGGATTTTGTACGTTCGTATATTAATCTCGAAAGAGGACGCGTCGGCGAAGATTTTACGGCAACGGTTACAGTGGAGGAAGGACTGGATGCAAGTCGTGTGATGATTCCTTCGATGATTATACAAATACCGGTTGAGAATGCAATCAAGCATGGACTGGTTGGGAAAGATGGTGAAAAGGAGTTGACGATACATGTCTCTCATGAAAAGAATGGTATCTGTATTACGATTTGTGATAACGGCCGCGGGTATCTTCCGCACGTAACTTCGGCAACACGGGGAACGGGTACCGGACTGAAGGTGTTGTATCAGACCATTCAACTGCTGAATACGAAAAACAAGAGTGACAAAATACGTTTTGAAATAACCAATAGAAACAGTGGACAGACCGGTACATTAGTTTCGGTATATATCCCGTTTCGTTTTTCTTATGATTTATGA
- a CDS encoding LytR/AlgR family response regulator transcription factor, whose translation MMDTEEKYKVVIIDDERSASDALRRELEPYREFEIKGIASSGAKGKKMIMELHPDLLFLDVELPDILGLNLLSEIKDDVLWDMKVVFYTSYDKYLLQALRESAFDFLLKPFSAEDLKVVIDRYRKAVRSAVVVPPSFASSIIALMPQQGMFMISTVTGFKLLRLEEIGFFEYLKDKRQWQVVLFNQTRLNLKRNTKAEDIVSYSQAFVQISQSAIVNVNYLAMIDGKCCQLYPPFHDKGDLVISRSYLKELQERFYVL comes from the coding sequence ATGATGGATACAGAAGAAAAGTACAAAGTGGTCATCATTGATGACGAACGTTCTGCAAGTGACGCTTTGCGCCGTGAACTGGAGCCTTATCGTGAATTTGAGATAAAGGGAATTGCAAGCAGTGGTGCAAAAGGGAAAAAGATGATTATGGAGTTGCATCCGGATTTACTCTTTCTTGATGTGGAGCTTCCGGATATATTGGGGCTTAATTTGCTAAGTGAGATAAAGGATGATGTATTGTGGGATATGAAGGTTGTGTTCTATACGTCCTATGATAAATATCTGCTTCAGGCTTTGCGTGAGTCGGCTTTTGATTTCTTGTTGAAACCTTTTAGCGCGGAAGACTTGAAAGTTGTCATAGACCGTTATCGGAAAGCGGTGCGTTCTGCTGTAGTGGTGCCTCCCTCTTTTGCTTCTTCTATTATAGCTCTGATGCCGCAACAGGGAATGTTTATGATTAGCACGGTGACAGGATTCAAGCTCTTACGGCTGGAAGAAATCGGATTTTTTGAATATTTGAAAGATAAACGTCAATGGCAGGTGGTTCTGTTTAATCAAACCCGGTTGAACCTGAAACGGAACACGAAAGCGGAGGATATCGTCAGTTATTCGCAGGCTTTCGTACAAATCAGTCAATCGGCCATTGTGAATGTAAATTATCTGGCTATGATCGATGGAAAGTGTTGCCAACTTTATCCGCCTTTCCACGATAAAGGTGATCTGGTCATTTCCAGAAGCTATCTGAAAGAATTGCAGGAACGGTTTTATGTCTTGTGA
- a CDS encoding DUF3836 domain-containing protein, with amino-acid sequence MKAKVSLKMFVLSAALLIASFTASARNNDGQLIYNPIEENGMTVGQTVYKMDGNTLANYMKYNYKYDDNKRMTESEALKWDSNKDEWVKNLRINYIYEGKTVTTNYYKWNAKKRAYVLVPEMTVTMDNTNM; translated from the coding sequence ATGAAAGCAAAAGTATCCTTAAAAATGTTCGTTTTATCCGCTGCTCTTCTTATTGCATCTTTCACCGCTTCCGCACGTAACAACGACGGTCAGTTGATTTACAATCCGATAGAAGAAAATGGCATGACAGTAGGCCAGACCGTTTACAAAATGGACGGAAATACACTTGCCAACTATATGAAGTACAATTATAAGTACGACGACAATAAACGCATGACCGAAAGCGAAGCCCTCAAATGGGACAGCAACAAGGACGAATGGGTAAAGAATTTGCGTATCAACTATATTTATGAAGGCAAGACCGTCACTACCAATTACTATAAATGGAACGCTAAAAAGCGTGCTTATGTACTGGTACCCGAGATGACTGTAACAATGGATAATACAAATATGTAA
- the polA gene encoding DNA polymerase I, which produces MESDNKLFLLDAYALIYRAYYAFIKNPRINSKGFNTSAILGFVNTLEEVLKKENPTHIGVAFDPAGPTFRHEAFEQYKAQREETPEAIRLSVPIIKEIIRAYRIPILEVAGYEADDVIGTLATEAGRQGIITYMMTPDKDYGQLVSDKVFMYRPKHTGGFEVMGVDEVKAKFDIQSPAQVIDMLGLMGDSSDNIPGCPGVGEKTAQKLIAEFGSIENLLEHTDQLKGALKTKVETNREMITFSKFLATIKIDVPIQLDMDSLVREQADEDSLRQIFEELEFRTLIDRVLKKENAGNGITTPTGNKTAAEKSNLAPLPLFPEEGGAVQGDLFANFTGNEPGEAKNSNLATLETLNCDYQLIDTEEKRTKIIQKLLTSKILSLDTETTGTEPMDAELVGMSFSIAENEAFYVPVPADQEEALKIVNEFRPVFENENSLKVGQNIKYDMIVLQNYGVQVKGPLFDTMIAHYVLQPELRHGMDYLAEIYLRYQTIHIDELIGPKGKNQKNMRDLAPKDVYRYACEDADVTLKLKNVLEKELKENDAERLFYDIEMPLVPVLVNIERNGVLLDTEALKQSSAHFTAQMENIEKEIYELAGETFNIASPKQVGEVLFDKLRIVEKAKKTKTGQYVTSEEVLESLRHKHPVVEKILEHRGLKKLLGTYIDALPQLINPRTGRVHTSFNQTVTATGRLSSSNPNLQNIPIRDENGKEIRKAFIPDEGCLFFSADYSQIELRIMAHLSEDKNMIDAFLSNHDIHAATAAKIYKIDLQDVGSDMRRKAKTANFGIIYGISVFGLAERMNVERKEAKELIDGYFETYPGVKAYMDKSIQVAQEKGYVETIFHRKRFLPDINSRNAVVRGYAERNAINAPIQGSAADIIKVAMARIYQRFQTEGIQAKMILQVHDELNFSVPVEEKERVEEIVIEEMEHAYRMHVPLKADCGWGKNWLEAH; this is translated from the coding sequence ATGGAGTCAGACAATAAATTATTTCTTTTAGACGCTTATGCACTGATATACCGGGCTTATTATGCCTTTATTAAGAATCCCCGAATCAACTCAAAAGGATTCAACACTTCAGCTATTCTAGGGTTTGTCAATACCCTCGAAGAAGTATTGAAGAAGGAGAATCCCACTCATATAGGAGTGGCTTTCGACCCGGCCGGCCCTACCTTCCGCCACGAGGCTTTCGAACAATATAAAGCACAGCGTGAAGAAACTCCGGAAGCAATCCGTCTTTCCGTACCTATTATAAAAGAAATCATCCGTGCCTACCGTATCCCTATTCTGGAAGTGGCAGGCTACGAGGCTGACGACGTGATAGGAACACTCGCTACCGAAGCCGGACGCCAAGGGATTATTACTTATATGATGACCCCGGACAAAGATTACGGACAATTAGTAAGCGACAAGGTATTCATGTACCGCCCCAAACATACGGGAGGTTTTGAAGTAATGGGTGTCGATGAGGTGAAAGCCAAATTCGATATTCAGTCACCGGCACAAGTCATCGATATGCTCGGCCTAATGGGAGATTCTTCGGACAATATCCCCGGCTGCCCCGGAGTAGGAGAAAAGACAGCTCAAAAACTGATAGCCGAATTCGGAAGCATTGAGAATCTTCTGGAACATACCGACCAACTCAAGGGAGCACTGAAAACAAAAGTGGAAACGAATCGGGAAATGATTACTTTCTCAAAATTCCTCGCGACTATCAAAATCGACGTGCCTATCCAACTCGATATGGATTCGCTCGTTCGTGAGCAGGCAGACGAAGATTCGCTCCGACAGATTTTCGAGGAACTGGAATTCCGGACACTGATCGATCGCGTTCTGAAAAAAGAGAATGCCGGAAACGGAATAACAACTCCAACCGGAAACAAAACGGCAGCAGAAAAAAGTAACCTCGCCCCTCTCCCACTTTTTCCCGAGGAAGGCGGAGCCGTGCAAGGCGATTTATTTGCGAATTTTACGGGCAACGAGCCGGGCGAAGCTAAAAATTCAAATCTAGCGACGTTAGAAACGCTCAATTGTGACTACCAACTTATTGATACAGAAGAGAAAAGAACAAAAATTATTCAAAAGTTACTTACATCAAAAATTCTTTCGCTAGATACGGAAACTACCGGAACCGAACCAATGGACGCCGAATTGGTCGGAATGAGTTTTTCCATTGCCGAAAATGAAGCTTTTTATGTCCCGGTCCCCGCCGATCAGGAAGAAGCGTTAAAAATCGTCAATGAGTTCCGCCCGGTATTTGAAAATGAAAACTCATTGAAGGTCGGACAGAATATCAAGTATGATATGATCGTTCTTCAAAATTATGGAGTGCAAGTAAAAGGCCCGTTGTTCGATACAATGATCGCCCATTATGTTCTTCAACCTGAACTCCGTCACGGAATGGATTATCTTGCCGAAATCTATCTACGTTATCAGACAATCCATATTGATGAACTGATTGGTCCGAAAGGGAAGAACCAGAAAAATATGCGCGACCTCGCCCCGAAAGACGTTTATCGTTACGCCTGCGAAGATGCGGACGTAACCCTGAAACTGAAAAACGTTCTGGAAAAGGAATTAAAGGAGAATGACGCCGAGCGGCTGTTCTATGATATAGAAATGCCGCTTGTTCCGGTACTGGTTAATATCGAACGCAACGGTGTGCTGCTGGATACGGAAGCGCTGAAACAATCTTCCGCCCACTTTACGGCACAAATGGAGAATATCGAAAAGGAAATTTACGAGCTGGCAGGTGAAACGTTCAATATTGCTTCACCGAAGCAAGTCGGTGAGGTGCTGTTTGATAAATTAAGAATTGTAGAGAAGGCAAAAAAGACTAAAACCGGGCAATACGTCACTTCGGAAGAGGTGCTCGAAAGCCTTCGCCACAAACATCCTGTGGTAGAAAAGATATTAGAACACCGGGGACTGAAAAAGTTATTGGGAACATACATCGATGCACTCCCCCAACTCATCAATCCGCGTACAGGACGGGTACATACTTCTTTCAACCAAACCGTTACCGCCACGGGACGTCTTAGTTCAAGCAATCCGAACCTACAAAATATCCCGATCCGCGACGAGAACGGAAAAGAAATCCGCAAAGCATTCATCCCCGATGAAGGCTGCCTTTTCTTCTCTGCGGACTACTCACAGATTGAATTGCGCATCATGGCGCATCTGAGCGAGGATAAGAACATGATCGACGCTTTCCTCAGCAACCATGACATCCACGCTGCCACCGCCGCAAAGATTTATAAGATTGACTTGCAAGATGTAGGCTCCGATATGCGTCGCAAAGCCAAAACTGCCAATTTCGGCATTATCTATGGTATATCCGTATTCGGCCTCGCCGAACGGATGAACGTAGAACGGAAAGAAGCCAAAGAACTTATCGACGGCTATTTCGAAACCTATCCGGGAGTGAAGGCTTATATGGATAAAAGTATCCAGGTTGCACAAGAAAAAGGCTATGTGGAGACTATTTTCCACCGGAAACGCTTCTTGCCGGACATCAACTCACGAAACGCCGTTGTACGCGGATATGCGGAACGGAATGCCATTAACGCACCTATCCAGGGAAGTGCGGCAGATATTATCAAGGTGGCTATGGCACGTATCTATCAACGTTTCCAAACGGAAGGAATACAAGCCAAAATGATCCTGCAAGTACATGACGAATTGAACTTCAGTGTTCCCGTTGAAGAAAAAGAACGTGTAGAAGAAATTGTTATCGAAGAAATGGAACACGCATACCGTATGCATGTACCTCTGAAAGCTGATTGCGGGTGGGGCAAGAACTGGCTCGAAGCTCACTAA
- a CDS encoding polyprenyl synthetase family protein has product MDSISIIRTPIESELEAFKELYDSSLSSSNTLLDSVVAHIRQRSGKMMRPILVLLVARLYGVVSPATLHAAVSLELLHNASLVHDDVVDESTERRGQLSVNAIFNNKVAVLTGDYLLATSLVHAELTNSHQIIRLVSSLGQDLADGELLQLSNVSNHSFSETVYFDVIRKKTAALFAACTAAAAYSVGVSEEEVKLARLLGEYIGICFQIKDDIFDYFDSKEIGKPTGNDMLEGKLTLPVLYALNRANDNQATEIALKVKEGTATLDEIARLIAFTKENGGIEYAVRTMNAYKQKAFGLLASLPDSAICVALRSYLDYVVDREK; this is encoded by the coding sequence ATGGACAGCATCTCTATTATCAGAACACCGATTGAAAGCGAACTTGAGGCTTTCAAAGAACTTTATGATAGTTCTCTTTCCAGTTCGAATACACTGCTTGATAGCGTAGTAGCTCATATACGCCAGCGCAGTGGAAAGATGATGCGTCCTATTCTCGTCTTGTTGGTAGCACGCCTTTATGGCGTCGTGTCTCCTGCCACTCTTCATGCGGCGGTATCTCTGGAACTTCTTCATAATGCCAGTTTGGTGCATGACGACGTAGTGGACGAAAGTACCGAACGCCGTGGGCAACTCTCGGTGAATGCTATCTTTAATAATAAGGTAGCCGTACTGACGGGGGATTATCTTCTGGCAACAAGCCTGGTGCATGCCGAGCTGACGAACAGTCATCAGATTATCCGGCTGGTATCTTCATTGGGGCAGGATCTTGCCGACGGCGAGTTGCTCCAGCTCTCAAATGTAAGTAATCATAGCTTTTCGGAGACAGTTTATTTCGATGTGATTCGTAAGAAAACTGCGGCCCTATTCGCTGCCTGTACGGCGGCGGCGGCTTACTCGGTAGGAGTGAGTGAGGAAGAAGTGAAATTAGCCCGCTTGTTGGGTGAATATATCGGTATCTGTTTTCAGATTAAGGATGATATTTTCGACTATTTCGACAGCAAGGAAATCGGTAAGCCGACAGGGAACGATATGCTTGAAGGCAAACTGACACTCCCTGTCTTGTATGCACTTAATAGAGCGAATGACAATCAGGCTACTGAAATTGCTCTCAAAGTGAAAGAGGGTACGGCTACTCTCGATGAAATAGCTCGTCTGATCGCATTTACCAAGGAAAACGGTGGTATTGAATATGCTGTCCGGACGATGAACGCATATAAGCAAAAAGCCTTTGGGCTGTTGGCCTCTCTGCCGGATTCTGCTATCTGCGTGGCTCTCCGGTCTTATCTGGATTACGTTGTAGATCGCGAAAAATAG
- a CDS encoding DUF1266 domain-containing protein yields the protein MEAHIQALRINRNPLNLVLGTKRKLGLRIGYMEAALKGFYLNSIETGVHPQKLTRLLSEEFHCVDTESTNGLLQFLTNEGDRVPYQIMLPYLLSSDNINEFETIIHKRFFGVERFVRQGNNLYRFVKYTEERRDPIIWINDLERGIDAWDMGMLVNLARAAYEIGYITKGQAWEHIEQAGILCSEILRSPEEIDKSFLLGRAMQSEKIEDWDRLLSCYLLLNKHR from the coding sequence ATGGAAGCACACATTCAAGCCTTAAGAATAAACCGCAATCCGCTAAATCTAGTCCTCGGGACGAAAAGAAAGCTAGGGTTGCGCATTGGCTATATGGAAGCTGCGTTAAAAGGTTTTTATCTCAACTCAATAGAAACAGGAGTTCACCCGCAAAAGTTAACCCGACTGCTGTCTGAAGAATTTCACTGCGTTGACACCGAATCAACCAACGGACTATTACAATTCCTGACTAATGAAGGAGACAGGGTTCCCTATCAGATCATGCTCCCCTACCTGCTCTCGTCAGACAATATCAACGAATTTGAAACAATCATACATAAACGCTTTTTCGGAGTGGAACGTTTCGTCCGGCAGGGAAACAATTTATACAGATTCGTAAAATATACAGAGGAAAGAAGAGACCCGATTATATGGATAAATGACTTGGAAAGAGGAATTGACGCATGGGATATGGGGATGTTGGTCAACCTGGCACGTGCGGCTTATGAAATCGGATATATCACCAAAGGACAAGCATGGGAACATATTGAGCAGGCAGGAATACTATGCTCCGAAATACTCCGTTCGCCGGAAGAAATAGACAAGAGTTTCCTCCTCGGGCGAGCAATGCAATCAGAGAAAATAGAAGATTGGGACCGTTTATTATCGTGCTATTTACTTTTGAACAAACATCGATAA
- the deoC gene encoding deoxyribose-phosphate aldolase, whose product MEENNSLSNKYDAALAKYNTHLSDADIQARVADLIEKKVPENNTEEVKKFLFTCIDLTTLNSTDSDESVMRFTEKVNQFDDEFPDLKNVAAICVYPNFAAIVKNTLEVDGVNIACVSGGFPSSQTFTEVKVAETALAIADGADEIDIVISIGRFLSGDYEAMCEEIQELKEVCKERHLKVILETGALKSASNIKKASILSMYSGADFIKTSTGKQQPAATPEAAYVMCEAIKEYYQKTGNKIGFKPAGGINTVNDAIIYYTIVKEVLGEEWLDNRLFRLGTSRLANLLLSDIKGEEIKFF is encoded by the coding sequence ATGGAGGAGAATAATTCACTGTCCAACAAGTACGATGCCGCTCTGGCGAAGTATAATACACATCTGAGCGATGCAGATATTCAGGCTCGCGTAGCTGACCTGATTGAAAAGAAAGTGCCGGAGAACAACACGGAAGAAGTCAAGAAATTCCTGTTCACGTGCATTGACCTGACTACACTGAACAGTACGGATAGCGATGAAAGCGTTATGCGATTTACTGAAAAAGTAAACCAGTTCGATGATGAATTTCCTGACTTGAAAAATGTAGCTGCGATCTGCGTGTATCCCAACTTTGCAGCTATCGTCAAGAATACGCTGGAGGTAGACGGAGTGAATATCGCCTGTGTATCAGGAGGATTCCCTTCTTCTCAAACATTTACCGAAGTAAAAGTAGCGGAAACTGCACTGGCCATTGCAGACGGCGCAGACGAAATAGATATTGTAATCTCCATAGGCAGGTTCCTGAGTGGCGACTACGAAGCAATGTGTGAGGAAATACAGGAGTTGAAGGAAGTCTGTAAGGAACGCCACCTCAAGGTAATCCTCGAAACGGGTGCACTAAAGAGCGCTTCCAACATCAAAAAAGCCTCTATCCTATCCATGTATTCAGGTGCGGATTTCATCAAAACATCGACCGGAAAACAGCAGCCTGCAGCTACTCCGGAAGCTGCTTATGTGATGTGTGAAGCTATCAAGGAATACTATCAGAAGACAGGAAACAAGATTGGCTTCAAACCGGCAGGAGGAATCAATACAGTCAATGACGCAATTATTTATTACACTATTGTGAAAGAAGTATTGGGTGAAGAATGGCTGGACAACCGGTTATTCCGCTTGGGAACAAGCCGCCTGGCAAATCTCCTACTCTCTGATATCAAGGGAGAAGAAATAAAATTCTTCTAG
- a CDS encoding nucleotide pyrophosphohydrolase, whose product MTLEEAQKQVDQWVKTYGVRYFSELTNMAVLTEEVGELARVMARKYGDQSFKEGEKDNIEEEIADVLWVLLCIANQTGVDVTAALQKSMEKKTKRDSKRHINNPKLNDHGGE is encoded by the coding sequence ATGACCCTGGAAGAAGCTCAAAAACAGGTAGACCAATGGGTAAAGACATACGGCGTCCGCTATTTCAGCGAATTGACCAATATGGCAGTACTGACGGAAGAAGTCGGGGAACTGGCCCGCGTCATGGCCCGCAAATACGGTGACCAATCCTTCAAGGAAGGTGAGAAAGACAATATCGAAGAAGAAATAGCAGACGTTCTGTGGGTGCTCCTATGCATCGCCAACCAGACAGGCGTAGACGTCACTGCCGCCCTTCAAAAGAGTATGGAAAAGAAAACGAAACGAGATAGCAAAAGACATATCAATAACCCAAAACTGAACGATCATGGAGGAGAATAA
- the dtd gene encoding D-aminoacyl-tRNA deacylase, whose amino-acid sequence MRIVIQRVSHASVTIEGHCKSAIGKGMLILVGIEEADGQEDIDWLCKKIVNLRIFDDENGVMNKSILEDGGEILVISQFTLHASTKKGNRPSYIKAAKPEISVPLYEKFCKDLTAALGKEIGTGTFGADMKVELLNDGPVTICMDTKNKE is encoded by the coding sequence ATGCGAATAGTTATACAACGGGTAAGCCATGCATCAGTGACCATTGAGGGACACTGCAAATCAGCTATCGGAAAAGGAATGCTGATATTAGTCGGCATTGAGGAAGCCGATGGGCAGGAAGACATTGACTGGCTCTGCAAGAAGATAGTAAATCTGCGCATTTTCGACGATGAGAATGGCGTAATGAACAAATCCATACTGGAAGACGGAGGAGAAATTCTGGTTATCAGCCAGTTCACTTTACATGCTTCCACCAAAAAAGGGAACCGTCCTTCTTATATCAAAGCTGCAAAGCCGGAAATATCGGTCCCACTCTATGAGAAGTTCTGCAAAGATTTGACTGCCGCATTGGGCAAAGAAATCGGTACGGGTACCTTCGGTGCAGACATGAAAGTTGAACTTTTGAACGACGGACCTGTTACTATATGCATGGATACGAAAAACAAAGAATAA